A genomic region of Solanum dulcamara chromosome 2, daSolDulc1.2, whole genome shotgun sequence contains the following coding sequences:
- the LOC129870159 gene encoding transcription factor SRM1-like: MAEILSGKSRDDIMDRYNILIEDLPSIESGLVPLPNYPKMQSNSNQKSSKVYIQWRTGTPWTKEEYRTPTQVATHAQKFFKHLNATKKWSRKSKAKVSILDIVTPLFSPSKTKKGFSK; encoded by the exons ATGGCAGAAATACTTTCTGGGAAATCGCGTGATGATATCATGGATCGCTATAATATATTAATTGAAGACTTGCCTTCCATCGAGTCTGGCCTTGTTCCATTACCTAATTATCCAAAAATGCAAAGCAATTCCAATCAGAAAAGTTCAAAAGTATACATACAATGGAGAACAGGGACTCCTTGGACAAAAGAGGAATACAG AACACCAACGCAGGTGGCTACCCATGCCCAAAAGTTTTTCAAGCACCTCAATGCCACCAAAAAATGGAGTAGAAAATCAAAAGCAAAAGTAAGCATTCTCGATATTGTCACACCCCTTTTTTCACCATCCAAGACGAAGAAGGGTTTTTCCAAGTAA